A genome region from Oryzias melastigma strain HK-1 linkage group LG12, ASM292280v2, whole genome shotgun sequence includes the following:
- the LOC112163444 gene encoding zinc finger and BTB domain-containing protein 7C isoform X3, which translates to MVHHREEDLIGIPFPNHSSDVLCSLNEQRRDGLLCDVILIVRDQEYRTHRSVLAACSQYFKKLFTVATADGGDAHHAAAVYEIDFVAPESLTAILEFAYTSTLTVTASNVKEILNAAQMLEIPCIINVCLEIMDTGDGGGGGGGREEEEEEEEEEEEEEEEEEEDEEEDVGSRKDEQEEEEDNVSERSLQSLESKGEQMHLGGEDSPPPSTSTLHQHREPSQVRSPEGMRGKQESMESRALKDFSIDSLLQEGLYPRMSTVDRKPTFSPLIPGFYPSLWAEFPAFPQQLLNPTHPHAGVSPQARLPPPFPPSAPLEPSRPLDLAVKREIIKEEMKEEVPPALLHSDFLKEFVSSGLGSTMSPGAAPSEGHPLGPIKSEADFRSYLSLLNSASHLGALFPPWQLEEERKMKPKASQQCPICNKVIQGAGKLPRHMRTHTGEKPYMCTICEVRFTRQDKLKIHMRKHTGERPYICLHCNSKFVHNYDLKNHLRIHTGVRPYQCEHCYKSFTRSDHLHRHIKRQSCRISRPRRGRKPAAWRSAPAGNFLCPPAVATNPLGENGFGSPYQGVKGHGLEELLGLGFKTVDASGREERQKERKDIREEERAGARRQRGVFAFTLAGEDMLTHSPFYAAPSDPWTMRLERAPPIPEPAK; encoded by the exons ATGGTTCATCACAGGGAGGAAGACTTGATCGGGATCCCGTTCCCGAATCACAGCAGTGACGTCCTCTGCAGCCTCAACGAGCAGCGGCGTGACGGGCTCCTCTGTGATGTCATCCTCATCGTGCGTGACCAGGAGTACCGCACACACCGCTCTGTTCTCGCCGCCTGCAGCCAGTACTTCAAGAAGCTCTTCACGGTGGCCACCGCCGACGGTGGGGACGCTCACCACGCCGCCGCCGTGTACGAGATAGACTTTGTGGCTCCGGAGTCCCTCACCGCCATCCTGGAGTTTGCATACACGTCCACCCTGACGGTGACGGCGTCCAACGTCAAGGAGATCCTGAACGCAGCTCAGATGCTGGAGATCCCCTGCATCATCAACGTTTGCCTGGAGATCATGGACACCGGGGATGGAGGCGGCGGTGGGGGGGgtagagaggaggaagaggaggaggaggaggaggaagaggaggaggaagaagaggaggaggaggatgaggaggaggacgTCGGGTCAAGGAAGgatgagcaggaggaggaggaagataaCGTCAGCGAGAGGTCGCTGCAGTCGCTGGAGAGCAAAGGTGAGCAGATGCATCTGGGGGGAGAAGATTCGCCGCCCCCCAGCACCTCCACGCTCCACCAGCACCGAGAGCCGAGCCAGGTCCGATCTCCAGAGGGAATGAGAGGCAAACAG GAAAGTATGGAGAGTCGAGCTCTGAAGGACTTCTCCATCGACTCGCTTCTCCAAGAAGGGCTGTATCCCCGAATGTCCACGGTGGACAGGAAGCCCACCTTCTCTCCCCTCATCCCAGGCTTCTATCCCTCTCTGTGGGCGGAGTTTCCAGCTTTCCCCCAGCAGCTCCTCAACCCCACGCATCCCCACGCCGGAGTTTCCCCACAAGCCAGGCTGCCTCCGCCCTTTCCCCCCTCAGCACCACTCGAGCCTTCGAGGCCGCTCGATCTGGCAGTCAAGAGAGAAATCATCAAGGaggagatgaaggaggaagTCCCGCCCGCTCTGCTGCACAGCGACTTCCTGAAAGAGTTCGTCAGCTCAGGCTTGGGGAGCACCATGAGTCCTGGGGCGGCGCCGTCAGAGGGTCACCCGCTGGGTCCGATTAAGAGTGAGGCGGACTTCCGGTCCTACTTGAGCCTCCTGAACTCTGCGTCGCACCTGGGGGCTCTGTTCCCTCCTtggcagctggaggaggagaggaagatgaAGCCCAAAGCGTCGCAACAGTGTCCCATCTGCAACAAAGTCATCCAAGGAGCCGGGAAGCTGCCGCGGCACATGAGAACCCACACGGGAGAGAAACCTTACATGTGCACCATCTGTGAAGTGCGATTTACCAG acAAGACAAACTCAAGATCCACATGCGGAAGCACACGGGCGAGCGCCCGTACATCTGCCTCCACTGCAACTCAAAGTTCGTCCACAACTACGACCTGAAGAACCACCTGCGCATCCACACGGGCGTCCGGCCTTACCAGTGCGAGCACTGCTACAAAAGCTTCACGCGCTCCGACCACCTACACCGACACATCAAGAGGCAGAGCTGCCGCATCTCCCGCCCCCGGCGAGGACGCAAGCCGGCGGCGTGGAGGTCGGCGCCCGCCGGAAACTTCCTCTGCCCTCCCGCCGTCGCCACCAACCCACTGGGGGAGAACGGCTTTGGATCCCCCTATCAGGGGGTCAAGGGTCATGGACTTGAGGAGTTGCTGGGTTTGGGGTTCAAAACTGTGGACGCTTCAGGCAGGGAGGAGCGGCAGAAGGAGAGGAAAGACATCCGGGAGGAGGAGAGGGCTGGAGCGCGGCGGCAGAGGGGGGTGTTTGCGTTCACGCTGGCCGGAGAAGACATGCTCACCCACTCCCCGTTTTATGCTGCACCCTCTGACCCTTGGACCATGAGACTGGAGCGCGCTCCTCCCATCCCAGAGCCAGCCAAATGA
- the LOC112163444 gene encoding zinc finger and BTB domain-containing protein 7C isoform X2 produces MLSFLTGSESTREELKSKLLLLKGTGRRMVHHREEDLIGIPFPNHSSDVLCSLNEQRRDGLLCDVILIVRDQEYRTHRSVLAACSQYFKKLFTVATADGGDAHHAAAVYEIDFVAPESLTAILEFAYTSTLTVTASNVKEILNAAQMLEIPCIINVCLEIMDTGDGGGGGGGREEEEEEEEEEEEEEEEEEEDEEEDVGSRKDEQEEEEDNVSERSLQSLESKGEQMHLGGEDSPPPSTSTLHQHREPSQVRSPEGMRGKQESMESRALKDFSIDSLLQEGLYPRMSTVDRKPTFSPLIPGFYPSLWAEFPAFPQQLLNPTHPHAGVSPQARLPPPFPPSAPLEPSRPLDLAVKREIIKEEMKEEVPPALLHSDFLKEFVSSGLGSTMSPGAAPSEGHPLGPIKSEADFRSYLSLLNSASHLGALFPPWQLEEERKMKPKASQQCPICNKVIQGAGKLPRHMRTHTGEKPYMCTICEVRFTRQDKLKIHMRKHTGERPYICLHCNSKFVHNYDLKNHLRIHTGVRPYQCEHCYKSFTRSDHLHRHIKRQSCRISRPRRGRKPAAWRSAPAGNFLCPPAVATNPLGENGFGSPYQGVKGHGLEELLGLGFKTVDASGREERQKERKDIREEERAGARRQRGVFAFTLAGEDMLTHSPFYAAPSDPWTMRLERAPPIPEPAK; encoded by the exons GCACAGGGAGGAGAATGGTTCATCACAGGGAGGAAGACTTGATCGGGATCCCGTTCCCGAATCACAGCAGTGACGTCCTCTGCAGCCTCAACGAGCAGCGGCGTGACGGGCTCCTCTGTGATGTCATCCTCATCGTGCGTGACCAGGAGTACCGCACACACCGCTCTGTTCTCGCCGCCTGCAGCCAGTACTTCAAGAAGCTCTTCACGGTGGCCACCGCCGACGGTGGGGACGCTCACCACGCCGCCGCCGTGTACGAGATAGACTTTGTGGCTCCGGAGTCCCTCACCGCCATCCTGGAGTTTGCATACACGTCCACCCTGACGGTGACGGCGTCCAACGTCAAGGAGATCCTGAACGCAGCTCAGATGCTGGAGATCCCCTGCATCATCAACGTTTGCCTGGAGATCATGGACACCGGGGATGGAGGCGGCGGTGGGGGGGgtagagaggaggaagaggaggaggaggaggaggaagaggaggaggaagaagaggaggaggaggatgaggaggaggacgTCGGGTCAAGGAAGgatgagcaggaggaggaggaagataaCGTCAGCGAGAGGTCGCTGCAGTCGCTGGAGAGCAAAGGTGAGCAGATGCATCTGGGGGGAGAAGATTCGCCGCCCCCCAGCACCTCCACGCTCCACCAGCACCGAGAGCCGAGCCAGGTCCGATCTCCAGAGGGAATGAGAGGCAAACAG GAAAGTATGGAGAGTCGAGCTCTGAAGGACTTCTCCATCGACTCGCTTCTCCAAGAAGGGCTGTATCCCCGAATGTCCACGGTGGACAGGAAGCCCACCTTCTCTCCCCTCATCCCAGGCTTCTATCCCTCTCTGTGGGCGGAGTTTCCAGCTTTCCCCCAGCAGCTCCTCAACCCCACGCATCCCCACGCCGGAGTTTCCCCACAAGCCAGGCTGCCTCCGCCCTTTCCCCCCTCAGCACCACTCGAGCCTTCGAGGCCGCTCGATCTGGCAGTCAAGAGAGAAATCATCAAGGaggagatgaaggaggaagTCCCGCCCGCTCTGCTGCACAGCGACTTCCTGAAAGAGTTCGTCAGCTCAGGCTTGGGGAGCACCATGAGTCCTGGGGCGGCGCCGTCAGAGGGTCACCCGCTGGGTCCGATTAAGAGTGAGGCGGACTTCCGGTCCTACTTGAGCCTCCTGAACTCTGCGTCGCACCTGGGGGCTCTGTTCCCTCCTtggcagctggaggaggagaggaagatgaAGCCCAAAGCGTCGCAACAGTGTCCCATCTGCAACAAAGTCATCCAAGGAGCCGGGAAGCTGCCGCGGCACATGAGAACCCACACGGGAGAGAAACCTTACATGTGCACCATCTGTGAAGTGCGATTTACCAG acAAGACAAACTCAAGATCCACATGCGGAAGCACACGGGCGAGCGCCCGTACATCTGCCTCCACTGCAACTCAAAGTTCGTCCACAACTACGACCTGAAGAACCACCTGCGCATCCACACGGGCGTCCGGCCTTACCAGTGCGAGCACTGCTACAAAAGCTTCACGCGCTCCGACCACCTACACCGACACATCAAGAGGCAGAGCTGCCGCATCTCCCGCCCCCGGCGAGGACGCAAGCCGGCGGCGTGGAGGTCGGCGCCCGCCGGAAACTTCCTCTGCCCTCCCGCCGTCGCCACCAACCCACTGGGGGAGAACGGCTTTGGATCCCCCTATCAGGGGGTCAAGGGTCATGGACTTGAGGAGTTGCTGGGTTTGGGGTTCAAAACTGTGGACGCTTCAGGCAGGGAGGAGCGGCAGAAGGAGAGGAAAGACATCCGGGAGGAGGAGAGGGCTGGAGCGCGGCGGCAGAGGGGGGTGTTTGCGTTCACGCTGGCCGGAGAAGACATGCTCACCCACTCCCCGTTTTATGCTGCACCCTCTGACCCTTGGACCATGAGACTGGAGCGCGCTCCTCCCATCCCAGAGCCAGCCAAATGA
- the LOC112163444 gene encoding zinc finger and BTB domain-containing protein 7C isoform X1 — protein MLSFLTGSESTREELKSKLLLLKAGTGRRMVHHREEDLIGIPFPNHSSDVLCSLNEQRRDGLLCDVILIVRDQEYRTHRSVLAACSQYFKKLFTVATADGGDAHHAAAVYEIDFVAPESLTAILEFAYTSTLTVTASNVKEILNAAQMLEIPCIINVCLEIMDTGDGGGGGGGREEEEEEEEEEEEEEEEEEEDEEEDVGSRKDEQEEEEDNVSERSLQSLESKGEQMHLGGEDSPPPSTSTLHQHREPSQVRSPEGMRGKQESMESRALKDFSIDSLLQEGLYPRMSTVDRKPTFSPLIPGFYPSLWAEFPAFPQQLLNPTHPHAGVSPQARLPPPFPPSAPLEPSRPLDLAVKREIIKEEMKEEVPPALLHSDFLKEFVSSGLGSTMSPGAAPSEGHPLGPIKSEADFRSYLSLLNSASHLGALFPPWQLEEERKMKPKASQQCPICNKVIQGAGKLPRHMRTHTGEKPYMCTICEVRFTRQDKLKIHMRKHTGERPYICLHCNSKFVHNYDLKNHLRIHTGVRPYQCEHCYKSFTRSDHLHRHIKRQSCRISRPRRGRKPAAWRSAPAGNFLCPPAVATNPLGENGFGSPYQGVKGHGLEELLGLGFKTVDASGREERQKERKDIREEERAGARRQRGVFAFTLAGEDMLTHSPFYAAPSDPWTMRLERAPPIPEPAK, from the exons CAGGCACAGGGAGGAGAATGGTTCATCACAGGGAGGAAGACTTGATCGGGATCCCGTTCCCGAATCACAGCAGTGACGTCCTCTGCAGCCTCAACGAGCAGCGGCGTGACGGGCTCCTCTGTGATGTCATCCTCATCGTGCGTGACCAGGAGTACCGCACACACCGCTCTGTTCTCGCCGCCTGCAGCCAGTACTTCAAGAAGCTCTTCACGGTGGCCACCGCCGACGGTGGGGACGCTCACCACGCCGCCGCCGTGTACGAGATAGACTTTGTGGCTCCGGAGTCCCTCACCGCCATCCTGGAGTTTGCATACACGTCCACCCTGACGGTGACGGCGTCCAACGTCAAGGAGATCCTGAACGCAGCTCAGATGCTGGAGATCCCCTGCATCATCAACGTTTGCCTGGAGATCATGGACACCGGGGATGGAGGCGGCGGTGGGGGGGgtagagaggaggaagaggaggaggaggaggaggaagaggaggaggaagaagaggaggaggaggatgaggaggaggacgTCGGGTCAAGGAAGgatgagcaggaggaggaggaagataaCGTCAGCGAGAGGTCGCTGCAGTCGCTGGAGAGCAAAGGTGAGCAGATGCATCTGGGGGGAGAAGATTCGCCGCCCCCCAGCACCTCCACGCTCCACCAGCACCGAGAGCCGAGCCAGGTCCGATCTCCAGAGGGAATGAGAGGCAAACAG GAAAGTATGGAGAGTCGAGCTCTGAAGGACTTCTCCATCGACTCGCTTCTCCAAGAAGGGCTGTATCCCCGAATGTCCACGGTGGACAGGAAGCCCACCTTCTCTCCCCTCATCCCAGGCTTCTATCCCTCTCTGTGGGCGGAGTTTCCAGCTTTCCCCCAGCAGCTCCTCAACCCCACGCATCCCCACGCCGGAGTTTCCCCACAAGCCAGGCTGCCTCCGCCCTTTCCCCCCTCAGCACCACTCGAGCCTTCGAGGCCGCTCGATCTGGCAGTCAAGAGAGAAATCATCAAGGaggagatgaaggaggaagTCCCGCCCGCTCTGCTGCACAGCGACTTCCTGAAAGAGTTCGTCAGCTCAGGCTTGGGGAGCACCATGAGTCCTGGGGCGGCGCCGTCAGAGGGTCACCCGCTGGGTCCGATTAAGAGTGAGGCGGACTTCCGGTCCTACTTGAGCCTCCTGAACTCTGCGTCGCACCTGGGGGCTCTGTTCCCTCCTtggcagctggaggaggagaggaagatgaAGCCCAAAGCGTCGCAACAGTGTCCCATCTGCAACAAAGTCATCCAAGGAGCCGGGAAGCTGCCGCGGCACATGAGAACCCACACGGGAGAGAAACCTTACATGTGCACCATCTGTGAAGTGCGATTTACCAG acAAGACAAACTCAAGATCCACATGCGGAAGCACACGGGCGAGCGCCCGTACATCTGCCTCCACTGCAACTCAAAGTTCGTCCACAACTACGACCTGAAGAACCACCTGCGCATCCACACGGGCGTCCGGCCTTACCAGTGCGAGCACTGCTACAAAAGCTTCACGCGCTCCGACCACCTACACCGACACATCAAGAGGCAGAGCTGCCGCATCTCCCGCCCCCGGCGAGGACGCAAGCCGGCGGCGTGGAGGTCGGCGCCCGCCGGAAACTTCCTCTGCCCTCCCGCCGTCGCCACCAACCCACTGGGGGAGAACGGCTTTGGATCCCCCTATCAGGGGGTCAAGGGTCATGGACTTGAGGAGTTGCTGGGTTTGGGGTTCAAAACTGTGGACGCTTCAGGCAGGGAGGAGCGGCAGAAGGAGAGGAAAGACATCCGGGAGGAGGAGAGGGCTGGAGCGCGGCGGCAGAGGGGGGTGTTTGCGTTCACGCTGGCCGGAGAAGACATGCTCACCCACTCCCCGTTTTATGCTGCACCCTCTGACCCTTGGACCATGAGACTGGAGCGCGCTCCTCCCATCCCAGAGCCAGCCAAATGA